The sequence TCGGTGCTGCTGGTGGTCCGCGGGGGCATAGTGGATACCCGTCAGCGGGCCTGGCAGAGGATCTGGGGCACCCTGGTGGGCCTGGGTCTGGCGGCCAGTGCCCTGTCCCTGGGACTGACCGGTAACTGGGCCCTGGCCCTGGGGCTGGTGCTGGTACCGCCAACCCTCTCCCTGATCCCTGTGCATCACGGATACTCCTGCACCCTGGGCACCATCATCTTGATCATGGTGTTTGAATACATCGCCGGGCAGGGGATGTCGGTGATGCCCCTGCGTCTGCTGGAGACAGTGATTGGCTGTGCCGTGGTACTGCTGGGGTATCGATATCTGTGGCCGCAGTGGCAGGGCGGTCGGCAGGCCGAGCTGAGGCGACAGGCGATAGGGCGACTGAATCACTATCTGTTGCTGGTGCTGTCGGTGTTTGAGGGGCAGCAGGTCTCCTCCTTGTCTCTGGCTCGGGCGCGGCGCCACACCTATGAGCAAGGGGTGGCCCTGACCAGCAGCTTCGAACAGATGCGTCAGGAGCCCAGCTACAGCCGCCATCGTGACTCTGCTGAGTTGATTCGTCTCTATAAGGAGACTCAATCCCACCTCAACGCCCTGGCCCCGGCTGCGCGACGTGGTACTCAGTTGACTGAGGAGCAGTCCCAGAGCGCCCACCGGGTGCTGACCGGGGCGGTGGCCGCCCTGGAGCGCGCGTTGGAGGGGCAGGGCAGTGGTCAATGGCCTGAGTCAGTTGAGCAGGAGCGGCAGAGGCTGTACCGGCTGGTGGAGGAGGGCAGAGTCGACAGGACCGGCTTTGTGCTCTATCAGCTCAACCTGATTGCCGAACGTTACCAGCAGATGCTGGCCATTGCCGCCAGGCCGGCACCGGATAAACACTAGAGATCAGACAGGGCCCGCACAGAAGCGGGCCTTTTTTTTGGCAAAGGCTGAGATCTCTTGCGCTTAGACCGCTGACAGCAAAGCCCACTGCCTCCTGCTGGTGCGAAGCCGGGGAGCGCCGGGATCAAAAAAGCCCGCTCGAGAGCAGGCTTTTTCTTTTTTATGGCTGGGCAGCAGGGCGTAATGGCCTTTGGTGGGGGCAACACGCCCTTGGGTTCGGACCTAGGGTAGACGCCGGGATCAAAAAAGCCCGCTCGAAAGCAGGCTTTTTCTTTGTATGGCTGGGCTACCCGGTTCGTACCTGGGGTAGACGCCGGGATCAAAAAAACCTGCTGAAGAGCAGGTTTTAATGAAGATGGCTGGGCTACCCGGTTCGGGCCTGGGAGTAGATGCCGGGATCAAAAAAGCCCGCTCGAAAGCAGGCTTTTTCTTTTTTTATGGCTGGGCTACCAGTTTTGAACCTGGGGGTAGACGCCGGGATCAAAAAAACCTGCTGAAGAGCAGGTTTTAATGAAGATGGCTGGGCTACCAGGATTCGAACCTGGGAATGGCGGGATCAAAACCCGCTGCCTTACCGCTTGGCGATAGCCCAACAAATTGTGTCATGGGTGCCTGAGGCAACCACTTTTTAATGGAAGGAGTCTCGGGGAAACCCGTTATCTCTAGCCATTGTTTAATATGGCTGGGCTACCAGGATTCGAACCTGGGAATGGCGGGATCAAAACCCGCTGCCTTACCGCTTGGCGATAGCCCAACTGAATTAAATGGTGCGGGAGGAGAGACTTGAACTCTCACACCTTGCGATACCAGAACCTAAATCTGGCGCGTCTACCAATTCCGCCACTCCCGCACAGGAGTTATGTCGTTGCGGGCAACGAAATAATGGTGGCTATGGCGGGACTTGAACCTGCGACCCCAGCATTATGAGTGCTGTGCTCTAACCAGCTGAGCTACATAGCCACGAAAAATGGCTGGGCTACCAGGATTCGAACCTGGGAATGGCGGGATCAAAACCCGCTGCCTTACCGCTTGGCGATAGCCCAACAGATGAAAACAAACGTTAAGAGAGATCTCTATCCATCTCAAAAAGGTGATGGTAGCTGCGGCGGGAGTTGAACTGCGACACTTCAGTATTAGCTGAGTGCTGCGCTCTTTCCTGCGCTAAAAACCAACCCTTCAAAAAGATGGTAGCTACGGCGGGACTTGAACCTGCGACCCCAGCATTATGAGTGCTGTGCTCTAACCAGCTGAGCTACGTAGCCATCGTTTTGTTTTCTCTCCCCATCGTGGGAAGCGGGGCGTATTATGCGTAGAACCGCGGATTGGGTCAACCGCTTTTTTCCACGGATTTGGGCCCGCAAGCATCGTTCGACTGCAAAATGAGCGATTCGGTTTTCCCCTGGTCGGGTAGCGAATGCTCCTTAACCAGACGGGCCACCGAAACAGAGGGAAAGTGTAGCTGAGGTTTGCCGGGAAAAAAGAAACGCCCCGCAGGTGCGGGGCGTTTAATCTGTCTGTGTCAGACGGGATGGTTAGACGTTAAACAGGAAGTGGATAACGTCGCCGTCTTTTACGATGTAGTCTTTACCTTCGGAGCGCTTCTTGCCCGCTTCCTTGGCGGCGTTTTCGCCACCCAGCTCGACGTAGTCATCGTAGGCGATCACTTCGGCGCGGATGTAGCCACGCTCGAAATCGGTGTGGATCTTACCCGCCGCCTGGGGACCGGTGGCGCCCACAGGGATGGTCCAGGCACGCACCTCTTTCACCCCGGCGGTGAAGTAGGTTTGCAGGTCCAGCAGCTCGTAACCGGAGCGAATCACCCGGTTCAGGCCGGGCTCTTCGATGCCCAGATCCGCCATGAACTCGTCACGCTCTTCGTCGTCCAGTTCGGCGATCTCCGCTTCGATCTCGGCGCAAACGGCAACGACTACGGCGTTCTCTTTGGAGGCGATCTCGCGAACCTTATCCAGATAGGGGTTATTCTCGAAGCCGTCGTCGTTGACGTTGGCGATGTACATGGTGGGCTTCAATGTCAGCAGGCCCATGTAGTCGATCGCTTTCTTCTCGTTGGCGTCCAGCTCGACGGAGCGGGCCATGCCACCCTCTTCCAGAGTCGGCTTAATCTTGTCCAGTACGGTGATCTCGAACTTGGCGTCCTTATCGCCGCCCTTGGCGCGCTTGCCCAAACGCAGCAGGGCGCGCTCAACGGCGTCCAGATCGGCCAGGGCCAGCTCGGTGTTGATCACCTCAATGTCGGCCGCAGGATCGACGCCGCCAGCCACGTGAACGATGTTGTCGTTCTCGAAGCAGCGTACCACGTGACCGATGGCATCGGTTTCACGGATATTGGCCAGGAACTTGTTACCCAGACCTTCACCCGTGGAGGCACCCTTCACCAGACCGGCGATGTCCACGAACTCCATGGTGGTGGGCAGCACCCGCTGAGGGTTGACGATCTTGGCCAGAGCATCCAGGCGGCTGTCCGGCACAGGTACCACACCGGTGTTTGGTTCGATGGTACAGAAGGGGAAGTTGGCCGCTTCGATACCGGCTTTGGTCAGTGCATTGAAGAGAGTGGACTTGCCCACGTTAGGCAGGCCGACGATTCCGCATTTAAAACCCATGATGGAAAACCTTTCTGTTTACGCTCAGGCCGGCTCGGCCTTGAATGTATGGAGTCGATTCATTGCTTTGGTGATGCCGTCTTTGAGCAGGATGTCGATGCAGCGGGACGCTTCGTCCACTGCTTCATCCATGGCGCGCTGCTCGGCAGCGGGCGCCTTGCCCAGTACGTAACCACTTACTCTGTTTCTATCGCCCGGGTGGCCGATGCCGATGCGCAGGCGGTAGAACTCTTTGTTGTTGCCCAGTTTGCTGATGGTGTCTTTCAGGCCGTTGTGACCGCCGTGGCCGCCGCCCTTTTTCAGGCGGGCAACGCCGGGGGGCAGGTCCAGCTCATCGTGAACCACCAGGATCTGCTCCGGGGCCAGGCCATAGAAGTTGGCCATGGCACCAATGGCTTTGCCGGAGAGATTCATAAAGGTGGTGGGGATCAGCAGGCGCAGATCGGCGCTTCCCTGTTGAATTCGGCCTGTGAGTCCAAAGAACTTGCTCTCCGCCTTGAGGGTGATGCCGTGCATGCGGGCCAGTTCCTCCACCAGCCAGGCGCCGGCGTTGTGACGGGTTTTGCTGTATTCCGGCCCTGGATTGGCCAGGCCGACGATCAACTTAATGTCGTTACTCACTGTCTTTTGGACTCTTTTAACTAGTAAATCTTGGGAGGTGCCTGGAAAAGGGAACCGAACCCTTCCACCTTCAGTTGTTGACCCTGCCGTGGCGTGGCCTGGGGGCAAAGGCAGCGCAGTGTACCACTTTGACCCCGGTGTTCTCAATTTATCGCCAGAGGCAACGAAAAAGCGCGGCCATTGGCCGCGCTTATTCAGTCAATCAGCGTGAGCTTAGTCGCCCGCTTTCTTAACTGGATCGTCCTGCTTCAGGCCATCAGGGGCAATAAAGGTCAGGCCTGTAGGCAGCTGAACCAGTTGCTCTCCGTTGGCTTCCATCATCTCAACGTATTCAATCATGGACTCGTTGTCGATGAAGCCAGATTTAACCATGGGCGCCTGGTTGCGCTCAGCGAAGATGGCGTAACCGTCTTTGCCGCCGGCGATGTAGGCGTTAGTGGCGATCTTGTATACCTTCTCATCTTCAATGTCGACACAGCTATTGGCAGCAACGCCACCTGGACATACCTGCAGGCCTTCAATCTGCTCACCCGCAGTGGCTTTACCGTTGAAGGTGTACTGAACGTTGGCTGTGGTGGGGAAGGCACCGCTGGAGGTGGTGATAGAGTAGTTGATGGTGCTGTCCAGCAGATCGCGTACGTCTTTACCCTTCAGCTCAACGATGGCCAATTCATTGTTGAAGTAGAGCAGGGAGCCGATGATGTAACCGGCGGTCAGCCCGTTTTCGCCTGCGGCGATGTTGTCACGGACACCACCGGTGTTGGTGATGGCCATGTCAATGTTGTAGCCGTGCTTGTTCAGCTTCCAAACCATGGATGCGGCCACATGCGCTCCGGCTTCAGAACCGGTAGTCGGCAGAGAGGCGGCAAACTTGGCTTGGCCTGGGATACGGGTGTGATCCAGGCTCTTGGAGTCTACTGGGTCGTTGGCGTCATTAACCTGACCTACGACTTTGGCCTTCAGTTTTTCAACTTCAGGTGCATATTCGGTGTCGATCATCAGGCGCATCAGAGGATCTTCAGGAGAGATGGCAATGTTGTCCTGCTCACCAACAAAGCTTTCCACGGCACCCTGGTGCTCGTCGGTCAGCGCGATGCGGTTTTTGCCGTCATATTTATGAGCGAAGTTGTTGTCGATAAGCAGGGTGTTGTGGCCACCACAGTTGCTGACGGCACCCTTGGCGAAGTCAACTTTAACCTGACCAACAGCTTGAGCGTATTGCCCAGCTTGTACCACACAGGTTTTACCTAAGCCATCAGGGTTGGTGACAATCTGTGCGTAATCCACTTCGGCGTCACCGTGGCCCAGGCCGATGTTGGTGAAATCACCCAGCAGAGTGTGGGAATGACCGCCTACGATCAGGTCGATGCCGTTGACGTTTTCAGCAACCTTCATGTCACGATCAACACCGATGTGGCTGACCATGATGATCTGCTCGACGCCTTTTTTCTTCAGCTCGTCGACGGTCGCCTGAGCGGAGGCAACTTCCTTTTCAAACACCAGGTCTTCGCCCGGAGAGGAGATGGTTGGCATATCTTCCAGAACCAAGCCGAACACACCTACGGCAATACCGTCAAACTCTTTGATGATGTATGGCTTCAGGTTGTCCAGTTTGGACATGTCGCTGTCCTTGCTGGTGTCCATGTTGGCGGCCAGAACAGGGAAGTTGACGTTGTTGACGAAGTCAATCAGCGCTGCATTGCCCAGATCGAATTCGTGGTTACCCACTGCCATGGCGTCCAGACCCATGTCGCTCAGCAGTCGGGCGTTACCTTTACCTTGAAGCTGATTGAAGTACAGGGAGCCCTGGAAGGCATCACCGCCATGCAGGGCCAGGAAAGGCGTGTTTGCTTGGCCCGCCTGATAGCGTGCTTCGGCAAGCTTTGCGGCAATTCTTGGGTAGCCGCCTACGTCAGAACGTACGGAGAATTCATCCAGGCCATCATGGTCACTGTCGTGTTCGATGTGGGCGGTGAAGTCCAGGCTGGTCGCATCGAAGTTAGAGTGAGTGTCGTTAATGTGAGCGACGATAAGGGAGAAGTTGTCAGGAGTGGTGTAGCTGGGACCGTTGTCGTTGTCGGAGTCAGAACAGGCAGACAGGGCTGCCAGCAGGGAGACCGCGATCAGGGATTTTTGCAATTTCATCATACTGGATACTCGATTGATTTATTTTATGAGTTTTCCGCCATCTTGGCTGGTGGGAAGGTATCACTAATGGCGATCACGCTTGGGTGATCCAGATCACGCCAGCAAGAATTTCGAAACACCAATGTATCATTACAGTATTGTGACAATCATTCGGTCTTGTTGCTGAGCCGAATTACTTGGCGAAATGTGCGCATAAGATCGCAATGGGAAAGGTGGCTGAATAATATTTTTGTAGATAAAAGAAAAAAGGCGTTCCTGAGGAACGCCTTTTTTGGGATAGAGACTTGCGAGCGGATTAGTGCTCGAACATCGCAGAGATGGACTCTTCGTTGCTGACTCGGCGGATGGCTTCGGCCATCACGGAGGACATGGTCAGCTGGGTCACCTTACCGGTGGCACGCATCTCTTCGGACAGGGGGATGGTGTCGGTGACGATCACTTCATCGATC is a genomic window of Ferrimonas sp. YFM containing:
- the ychF gene encoding redox-regulated ATPase YchF, with the translated sequence MGFKCGIVGLPNVGKSTLFNALTKAGIEAANFPFCTIEPNTGVVPVPDSRLDALAKIVNPQRVLPTTMEFVDIAGLVKGASTGEGLGNKFLANIRETDAIGHVVRCFENDNIVHVAGGVDPAADIEVINTELALADLDAVERALLRLGKRAKGGDKDAKFEITVLDKIKPTLEEGGMARSVELDANEKKAIDYMGLLTLKPTMYIANVNDDGFENNPYLDKVREIASKENAVVVAVCAEIEAEIAELDDEERDEFMADLGIEEPGLNRVIRSGYELLDLQTYFTAGVKEVRAWTIPVGATGPQAAGKIHTDFERGYIRAEVIAYDDYVELGGENAAKEAGKKRSEGKDYIVKDGDVIHFLFNV
- the pth gene encoding aminoacyl-tRNA hydrolase is translated as MSNDIKLIVGLANPGPEYSKTRHNAGAWLVEELARMHGITLKAESKFFGLTGRIQQGSADLRLLIPTTFMNLSGKAIGAMANFYGLAPEQILVVHDELDLPPGVARLKKGGGHGGHNGLKDTISKLGNNKEFYRLRIGIGHPGDRNRVSGYVLGKAPAAEQRAMDEAVDEASRCIDILLKDGITKAMNRLHTFKAEPA
- a CDS encoding bifunctional metallophosphatase/5'-nucleotidase, which gives rise to MMKLQKSLIAVSLLAALSACSDSDNDNGPSYTTPDNFSLIVAHINDTHSNFDATSLDFTAHIEHDSDHDGLDEFSVRSDVGGYPRIAAKLAEARYQAGQANTPFLALHGGDAFQGSLYFNQLQGKGNARLLSDMGLDAMAVGNHEFDLGNAALIDFVNNVNFPVLAANMDTSKDSDMSKLDNLKPYIIKEFDGIAVGVFGLVLEDMPTISSPGEDLVFEKEVASAQATVDELKKKGVEQIIMVSHIGVDRDMKVAENVNGIDLIVGGHSHTLLGDFTNIGLGHGDAEVDYAQIVTNPDGLGKTCVVQAGQYAQAVGQVKVDFAKGAVSNCGGHNTLLIDNNFAHKYDGKNRIALTDEHQGAVESFVGEQDNIAISPEDPLMRLMIDTEYAPEVEKLKAKVVGQVNDANDPVDSKSLDHTRIPGQAKFAASLPTTGSEAGAHVAASMVWKLNKHGYNIDMAITNTGGVRDNIAAGENGLTAGYIIGSLLYFNNELAIVELKGKDVRDLLDSTINYSITTSSGAFPTTANVQYTFNGKATAGEQIEGLQVCPGGVAANSCVDIEDEKVYKIATNAYIAGGKDGYAIFAERNQAPMVKSGFIDNESMIEYVEMMEANGEQLVQLPTGLTFIAPDGLKQDDPVKKAGD